TCGTCGTTCGCCATTCGCTATTCCCGCAGCGCTTCCAGCATGGCTTTGTACCTTGGCGGCTCTTCCTCGAAGATGTAGGTGACCGGGGTGACGATGATGCCGCTGCCGCCGATGGCGCGCAGGTCGGCGATGGCGTCGGGCAGTTGGTCGCGGCGCACCACGATGCTGACCGCGTACCACGGGCCGCCCTCGCGCACGTAGACCGGGCTGATGGTGGGGCCTTGCAGGCCGCCGATGGTGGGGCGGGTGAACATGCGTTGGGCGATGGCTTCGGGGCTTTCGCCGCGCATGTTGGCGATGACCAGCAGGTTCTCCTGGGCGCGCAGGTGGGCTTCGATGTACTCCAGCAGGCGGCGGGCCATGGCCAGCACTTCGGGGCGCTGGCGCAGCGCCTCGCGGTTGGCGATGAGCACGGCCTGAGAGGGTTGGATGGCGCCGTCGGACAGGGGGCGCAGACGGTTGTCGCGCAGGGTCTGGCCGCTGGAGACCAGGTCGCTGATCAGGTCGGCGTAGCCGATGGCCGGGGCGGTCTCTAAGGTGCCCTCGGCGGCGATGAGACGGTGGGGGATGGCGTGACGGTTCAGGAAAGCGCCCGTCAGGTTGGGGAATTTGGTGGCCACCCGCAGCGGCCGGCCCAGGCGCGCCGCGTGGGCCCGCAGGTCGTCCAGGGAATGCACCGGCCAGTCCTCGGGCACGGCCAGGGTGAGCGTGCTATGGCCGAAGCCCAGGGCCTCATGGAGCACGAGTACCTGACCGTTCTCGCCGCGCTTTTCGGCCACCAGGTCGAGCCCGGTGATGCCGAAGTCCACGCTGCCGTCGCGCACGCTGACCACGATGTCGCCGGCGCGCTGGAAGAGCACGGTCAGGTCGGGCAGAGCGGGGATGCGGGCGATGTATTGGCGGGGGTTGGGTTTGTCCACCCGCAGCCCGGCCGCGGCCAAAAAATCCAGCGCGGCCTGTCCTAAGCGTCCCTTGGAGGGGAGGGATAGACGAATTTGGGAATGCGTCATGGTCGGTATCCTTTGATGTGAAGGGAGAGGATAAAGAAAACCCCCGGCACCAAGTTGTACCGGGGGTGGTTTGCGTAAATCACAAAATGGTTGTGAGCTATGTCCACGCACGCACCAACCACCACCCGGTTGCGGGGGTAGTCATACCATGGTGGTGGTGAATCATCGTGGTGCGTAGCATGAGGCGATTATACGCGGTTCTGGCGTATCTGGCAAGGGGAAAAGGATAAAAAGCGGGGCTTTTTAGGGGCAGGGAGCAAGGGCAAACCATCATCCGGCA
This region of Anaerolineae bacterium genomic DNA includes:
- the hisG gene encoding ATP phosphoribosyltransferase, yielding MTHSQIRLSLPSKGRLGQAALDFLAAAGLRVDKPNPRQYIARIPALPDLTVLFQRAGDIVVSVRDGSVDFGITGLDLVAEKRGENGQVLVLHEALGFGHSTLTLAVPEDWPVHSLDDLRAHAARLGRPLRVATKFPNLTGAFLNRHAIPHRLIAAEGTLETAPAIGYADLISDLVSSGQTLRDNRLRPLSDGAIQPSQAVLIANREALRQRPEVLAMARRLLEYIEAHLRAQENLLVIANMRGESPEAIAQRMFTRPTIGGLQGPTISPVYVREGGPWYAVSIVVRRDQLPDAIADLRAIGGSGIIVTPVTYIFEEEPPRYKAMLEALRE